The Mucilaginibacter rubeus genomic interval GCCGTAAAAATCAGCAAGCTTTCTTTTATTGAACGAAAGGTTACATAAAGCAGGATCAATATAAACAGCAAGGCTGCGGGAACAGCTATAGATAACCTTGCTTTAGCTGCCTGCAAATTCTGGAATTGACCGCCATAGGTTAAGTAATAACCGGATGGTAGTTTCAAACTATTATTTAGCTTGACCTGAATTTCCTTAACAGTTGATTCTACATCACGATCCTTTACATTAAAGCCTACATAGATACGGCGCTTCCCATCTTCTCGCGAAACCTGTGCCGGTGCATCTTTGAAAGAAATGTCAGCGACCTGGCTCAAAGGCACTTTGTTACCGGATGGCAAAGGGATAAGCAGGTTTTCTACACCGGAGATATTTTCTCGTAGGTCACGGTTTAAGCGAACAACCATGTCGAAACGTTTTTCTCCCTCGAATACCACACCTGCTACGCTTCCTGCGAAAGCGGTTTTGAGGATCATATTTACATCACTTATATTTAAACCGTACTGCGCCATCTTATCACGGTTATAGGCGACCTGTATCTGTGGTAAACCGCTTACTTTTTCTACATAAGGTTCCCGTACGCCTTTAATATAGTCGATCAATTTGGCTATATTATTGGCTTGGGTCGCTAATACGTCGAGGTCGTCGCCATATATCTTTATGGCTACATCCTGGCGGATACCGGTCATCAACTCATTAAAACGCATTTGCATGGGCTGTGAAATCTCCACGTTAATGCCTGGAATAACGGATAATGCCGCTTCCATTTTCTCTGTCATTTCTTCGCAGGTTTTTGCCGTCTTCCATTCCGCTTTAGGCTTCATGGCTAACATCATATCACCCTTTTCCATCGGCATAGGGTCAGTCGGTATTTCTGAACTGCCGATACGGGTAACTGCTTGCTTTACTTCAGGAAATTGGTCTTTGAGGATTTTTTCGGCTTTGCCAAAAGTTTTAACTACTTCGGTTAAGGAAGTGCCTTGCATCATAGATATTTCAACAGTTAGGTCACCTTCTTCGAGTGTAGGAATAAATTCACCACCCATTCTGCTGAATGCCCAGATAGCTATGCCAAACAGGATAAATACGATAGTTACCGTTATTACTTTGGCTCTAAGGATTATGATTAATGCTCTTTGATAGATCCTTTGCAGAAAACCAATGATACGATCGGAAATATTGGGCTTGTGCGAAGTTTTCTTACTTAAAAACAGAGCGCTTGCCATTGGCACATAGGTAAGCGAGAGAATAAATGCCCCTAATATGGCAAAGGCGACAGTTTGTGCCATTGGTCTGAACATCTTGCCCTCAATTCCTACCAGGGATAATAATGGCAGGTAAACGATCAGGATAATGATCTGCCCAAATGCCGCTGATTTCATCAACTTACTGGCGCTGTCCCGAACCTCACCATCCATTTGTTCGGTCGACAGTTTGTCCACACCTTTTTGTTTGTAGCTGCCCGTAGTAATGTGATGGACAACACTTTCAACAATGATTACTGCGCCATCTACTATAAGGCCAAAATCAATTGCACCTAAGCTCATCAGGTTGCCGGAAACTCCAAACAAACGCATCATGGAAAAGGCAAACAGCATCGCCAGAGGAATAACGGAAGCTACTACTAACCCTGCACGAAGGTTGCCTAAAAGCAACACCAAAACAAATATTACGATTAGGGCACCTTCCAATAAATTGCGTTCAACGGTGCCTATAGCCCGGCCTACCAGTTCCGTACGGTCAATAAATGGTTCGATCACGACACCTTCAGGCAGAGACTTTTGTATCTGCACCATGCGCGCCTTAACATTGCCGATCACCTGGCTAAAGTTTTCGCCTTTCAGCATCAGGGTAACACCGGCAACTACTTCGCCCTCGCCGTTACGGGTTACTGCGCCATAGCGGGTAGCGCTGCCAAATTGTACTGTAGCGATATCACGAATCAATATTGGCGAACCTTTGCTATTTTTTACAACGATCTTGCGGATATCGTCGAGGTTTTGAACCTGGCCTAAGCCACGAATAAAATAAGCGTTGCTTTGCTGTTCGATATAGGAGCCGCCGGTGTTTTCATTGTTCTTCTCCAGTGCCTGGTATATTTCAGGAATGGTTAAGCCTAACGAATTGAGTTTATCATTATCTAATGCAATTTCGTATTGCTTGACGTACCCCCCCCAACCGCTTACCTCGGCCACGCCAACTGTTCCTGCCAGTTGTGTACGGACCAGCCAATCCTGCAATGTTCGCAGGTCAGTAGCGGTATATTTATTTTCATACCCTTTTTTGGGATGGATAACATATTGGTATATTTCTCCTAATCCAGTGGTGATGGGTGCCAAAACCGGCTCACCAAAACCTTTGGGGATGCTACTTTCAGCTTCTTTTAATTGGGCGTTAACTTGCTGTCGTGCCCAATAAATGTCCACGTTATCTTTAAATACAATGGTGATAACGGATATGCCCGAACGGGATATCGAGCGTTTCTCAATGATCCCGGCGATATTGGCCATTGATAATTCTATGGGAGCAGTAATAAACTGCTCAACTTCTTGCGCTCCGAGGCTTGGCGCTTGTGTAATGATCTGTACCTGGTTATTGGTAATATCGGGTTGCGCGTCAACCGGAAGATTGACTGCGGAGTAAACGCCCACCAGTATTAAAACCAGTGTCATAATCCCGATAGTTACCTTGTTCCTGATAGAGAACGAGATAATTTTATCAAACATAAATTGTAAAAATTAATACGAATAAGGGATAGCCTTGCAAAAGTTGATTGCAGGCGAAAACAGCTAAGAACTTCGTATTAACCTATTTGGGGGGGCTGCCAGATATTGATTGGCTGGTCTTGAATAGCAAGTGTACTATAATTGGGATATTCTCTGGTGATTGACTTCGTAAAAACTTTGATAGTGATTTTTGCTGTTAATGTTCTTGCTGTAGAGCAACAAGAGCAAGTACAAAAAGGCGGGCAGGTTTCTTGACCTCTTTCATCGTTCGCAGAATGACTTTTTTGAACCGTCACATGCATTACGCTGGCAATCATATCCTCTCTATCCTGACAAGGCAGGATGGCAAGGATTGTCATGTAGACACTGAAAATGATTGCTAAATACTTCATTCCCTGCAAAGGTAAAGAATTAATCTACTGATGTACATAGATTTATTTTTTTGCAATGGCATTGCATTTGAGCGATTATGTGAAGTTGTCGGAAACTATTAGAATTTTTAGGATTTACACAAGTTTAGCACAAATCTGATGAATTAATTTAGGATATTATTTATTAGGCAACAAAAAAGCGATTAGTGTCTTTCACCTAATCGCCTCATTTTCAAGTACTCAGAGCGGGAATCGAACTTCACTTGTAAGTCCTTAAATTGCAATGTGTTATAAACTCTTAAAAGATCATTCAACGATTTGTACAAAACTGGATTTGGCCATTAATCGTTATACTTCAAATATACAAAACTTCTGTTTGCAAAAAAACGAAAGTGAATTTATTGAAAATTTAATGATGGATATACAATATTAGTTTTTAATATTTAGGTAAAAGAATAACGACTGATAGGCTCTAATTGAACAAAAGCGAGATTGCTTTTGTGTACTCCGGCGTTAGCTTCGCCCGCAACTCTTCAATTGTCAATGTAAGCCCTCTTCGTCGATGTACCATACGATGGCAATTAGAACATAAAACTATTAGGTCGACCTTGGGATCGATCTTTCTCGATCGTCCTCCGCCTGAAGCCAGTGGTTCGATATGGTGTACCTCAATGAAATCCCTTCCCCATTCTCCATAGGCCTTCTCAAAATTGAATCCACAAACGCTGCAGCTACAACCATGAGCTTTGTATGCATCTTCTCTCAAAGATGGCTTGCGCTCGTATCTAAATGATGTTACTACAATACGGCCACCCTCGGTCTTTGAAAATACTTCATCATTCCTCTCCGACTCTTGTATAGCTTGAAGATCAATAAAAACCTTGTTAGCAACTTTTTTACCTACGAAAACCTTGACATACTCCCACACATGTGTTCGCTCAAGGTTTCCGAACTTTTCCATGATCGCTTGAGAAACCTTCGTTAGCGGACTTGGTCTTCCTTGCTTGTCCTTCCAGCCAGCTCGCTCGGAACCTTGAATATGACTATCAAAACCATCGCGCGCATTGTTCAAAGTATTCTGGAATTCCATAATTGTCCTTCCAGCGTTCAAGTTTTCATAGAACAATCTATATGCTTCATTCCATTTGGCCACCTCGAGTTCTTCAGGTGGATTAGTCTTGCCATTTGTATTATGCCCGAATTTCGATAGAAAAAAAGCGACTAAACACAGTTCAGGAGATCGATCGATCATATCAGTTAGCGATAAGTAAGTTTATAAAAAAATCTCTATACACTATGATTGATTTCATCATTTTTCGTGTGCTGTAAATAGATTGTAAAAAGTGGCTATAGAAGTAGCCGAAACAGTAGAAGTATAACTAAAAATCTTAACAAGCTCGTGCTCATACCCTTGAAGATAATCTCTAAAAAATGTCTCTGAACAAACCCAATCACCCACGAATAAAAAAAGGAGATCGGACAAGGATTTAAGAGGCTCTGTGTTTTTGAGATGATCATAGAAATATTTGAGCGCAAGTTCATCCTTTTCATGTGCTCCAACAACCACATCTAACTTGTTCTTCTCTTTTGATGGGACGATATGGACAAATATATCAGCAAATGGGTCCAGAACATTGAACCGGAAATGATTTGCACGTTTCAGATGAGTTATTTCGTCTGGTTCATAACTGAACAATTCGCTGCCAGCCACTCCGAAATAAGGAAATTCAAGGACGTTAAAAATAAAACAGCCCTTTGGATAGGCAATTTCATCGAGTAACTGTTGTTCGTACGATGCGACGCTCAGCAAATTATATTCAAACTGCGCGCTATGTCTTTTAGCCAACTGTACGCCAGTCTTGGTCGAACCCTTATGTTCCTGATAGAACATACAATACGCCTCACGTTTATTCGTTTTCTTTAGCTTTTCATTAAGCAACGAACGATACGATAATAACAACTGATTATGATAGTTCTTCGTGTCCATTGTGGCGCTATCAACGGGGCTGAAGATCGTATGGTCATGTCCGTTGCAAAGTCCGTGAAATGTGGAAACATCTCTTACACCTGTCTGCCTGAACATAAGACCTCCGGTTATCCACAGGTTCACTATCAATGTTCTTAAATGGCCATCTTCTGAAAACGATCCGATAAGAGCCTGTGACACACAATGATTCTTTACGGTACGTTCTCTGCACCCTGGAATTGAACATATCCTGACCTTACGACCCGCTGATAAATTGAGCTGTTCAAGTCTACCTATGAGCTTACGGTCCATATTCAAGTTTATAAATTAAGTATCCACGAATACACATCGATCCCTTATGGTATTAGGTCTTTGAAGAAACCGAAAACCTCATCGACCAGTACCGTTCTATCCAAGCCCAGGTTCATTTCTTCGCAGGCTGTTTCCGAGACCAAAGCACAAGAGAAGCAGGCCGCTAAGTTTAGGTCGAACAGACCCTGGCCCTCCGATTCCCAACATAAAGGATCCGAAGAGCAATCGATCGATCTGGATAGCCCCTTCTTGACCAAAGCTGTTAGGTTAATCGGTTGCCCTTGCCAGACCAAGCCCCCCATACTGCCTTCTGACCCGTCAGCCGTGTAGATCAACACTCCATTCATATTTAGTCGTTCGGAAATGTATAGTCGTTCTTTTAGACTGGCC includes:
- a CDS encoding CusA/CzcA family heavy metal efflux RND transporter, yielding MFDKIISFSIRNKVTIGIMTLVLILVGVYSAVNLPVDAQPDITNNQVQIITQAPSLGAQEVEQFITAPIELSMANIAGIIEKRSISRSGISVITIVFKDNVDIYWARQQVNAQLKEAESSIPKGFGEPVLAPITTGLGEIYQYVIHPKKGYENKYTATDLRTLQDWLVRTQLAGTVGVAEVSGWGGYVKQYEIALDNDKLNSLGLTIPEIYQALEKNNENTGGSYIEQQSNAYFIRGLGQVQNLDDIRKIVVKNSKGSPILIRDIATVQFGSATRYGAVTRNGEGEVVAGVTLMLKGENFSQVIGNVKARMVQIQKSLPEGVVIEPFIDRTELVGRAIGTVERNLLEGALIVIFVLVLLLGNLRAGLVVASVIPLAMLFAFSMMRLFGVSGNLMSLGAIDFGLIVDGAVIIVESVVHHITTGSYKQKGVDKLSTEQMDGEVRDSASKLMKSAAFGQIIILIVYLPLLSLVGIEGKMFRPMAQTVAFAILGAFILSLTYVPMASALFLSKKTSHKPNISDRIIGFLQRIYQRALIIILRAKVITVTIVFILFGIAIWAFSRMGGEFIPTLEEGDLTVEISMMQGTSLTEVVKTFGKAEKILKDQFPEVKQAVTRIGSSEIPTDPMPMEKGDMMLAMKPKAEWKTAKTCEEMTEKMEAALSVIPGINVEISQPMQMRFNELMTGIRQDVAIKIYGDDLDVLATQANNIAKLIDYIKGVREPYVEKVSGLPQIQVAYNRDKMAQYGLNISDVNMILKTAFAGSVAGVVFEGEKRFDMVVRLNRDLRENISGVENLLIPLPSGNKVPLSQVADISFKDAPAQVSREDGKRRIYVGFNVKDRDVESTVKEIQVKLNNSLKLPSGYYLTYGGQFQNLQAAKARLSIAVPAALLFILILLYVTFRSIKESLLIFTAVPLASMGGVAALLLRGMPFSISAGVGFIALFGVAVLNGIVLIGYFNQLKEEGWDNIYDRVLEGTKTRLRPVLMTASVASLGFLPMALSSSAGAEVQKPLATVVIGGLITATFLTLFVLPCLYLLFNRKETIRIKAPKVLVALFIIGGALLLQPSRSQAQGNPPLTLDSAIAKALRNNLQIRSARLSVEQSRVLQKSGTDIPKTDLTITQDPTSGGNIDNAIGITQNIAWPGLYKNQRKLLNQQTILAERTGDIARMEVTRNVRNAYYAYLLNREMLRILNYQDSIYNGFVKRAVVRLKTGETSNLELFSAKNKYQEVQALKIGIQADLKSNELALKQLLNTNEPILIAESKLPLLLTTPNDTINTSGNAQVNAELQNIEVANARIAVEKSKGMPDLKLGYNQQLLISGFNPAGIDRSYFPGTRIAGIQFGVALPIFNGANRSRVKAEKISGQIAQANYQNAQSQVRLQYEQEIQQYQKFRQAVDYYTSGGLKQADEQLRITQVSFNLGEIGYIEYIQNISAAVQTKLAYVEAVSRLNQSAIQLQYLRGE
- a CDS encoding DUF6660 family protein, which translates into the protein MKYLAIIFSVYMTILAILPCQDREDMIASVMHVTVQKSHSANDERGQETCPPFCTCSCCSTARTLTAKITIKVFTKSITREYPNYSTLAIQDQPINIWQPPQIG
- a CDS encoding HNH endonuclease — its product is MIDRSPELCLVAFFLSKFGHNTNGKTNPPEELEVAKWNEAYRLFYENLNAGRTIMEFQNTLNNARDGFDSHIQGSERAGWKDKQGRPSPLTKVSQAIMEKFGNLERTHVWEYVKVFVGKKVANKVFIDLQAIQESERNDEVFSKTEGGRIVVTSFRYERKPSLREDAYKAHGCSCSVCGFNFEKAYGEWGRDFIEVHHIEPLASGGGRSRKIDPKVDLIVLCSNCHRMVHRRRGLTLTIEELRAKLTPEYTKAISLLFN